A window from Theropithecus gelada isolate Dixy chromosome 1, Tgel_1.0, whole genome shotgun sequence encodes these proteins:
- the RUSC1 gene encoding RUN and SH3 domain-containing protein 1 isoform X5: MAEAQSGTGQLQEQKKGLLIAVSASVDKIISHFGAARNLVQKPFRKDLITGQRRSSPWSVVEASVKPGSSTRSLGTLYSQVSRLAPLSSSRSRFHAFILGLLNTKQLELWFSSLQEDAGLLSLLYLPTGFFSLAHGGCPSLSTELLLLLQPLSVLTFHLDLLFEHHHHLPLGPPQAPAPPGPPPALQQTMQAMLHLGGRLAQSLRGTSKEAAPDPSDSPNLPTPGSWWEQLTQASRVYASGGTEGFPLSRWAPGHHGTAAEEGAQERPLPTDEMAPGRGLWLGRLFGVPGGPTENESGALKSRRPSSWLPPTVSVLALVKRGAPPETPSPQELEASAPSMVQTHRAVRALCDHTAARPDQLSFRRGEVLRVITTVDEDWLRCGRDGVEGLVPVGYTSLVL, translated from the exons ATGGCAGAAGCCCAGAGTGGGACTGGTCAGCTGCAGGAGCAGAAGAAAG gtCTCCTGATAGCCGTCAGCGCCTCCGTGGATAAAATCATCTCGCATTTTGGGGCCGCCCGGAACTTGGTGCAGAAG CCTTTCCGGAAGGACCTCATCACCGGGCAGCGCAGGAGCAGCCCCTGGAGCGTGGTGGAGGCGTCGGTGAAGCCAG GCTCCAGCACCCGCTCCCTTGGAACCCTGTATAGCCAGGTCAGCCGTCTAGCCCCGCTGAGCAGCAGCCGTAGCCGCTTCCATGCCTTTATCCTGGGCCTTCTCAA CACCAAGCAGTTGGAGCTGTGGTTTTCCAGTCTCCAGGAAGATGCAG GCCTGCTCTCCCTCCTGTACCTGCCAACAGGATTCTTCTCCCTGGCCCATGGTGGCTGTCCCTCCCTGTCCACagagctgctgctcctgctgcagCCTTTGTCGGTGCTCACCTTCCACCTGGACCTGCTCTTTgagcaccaccaccacctgccCCTGGGCCCGCCTCAGGCACCTGCCCCTCCAGGCCCGCCTCCGGCTCTGCAGCAGACTATGCAAGCCATGCTGCACCTGGGGGGCCGGCTGGCCCAGAGCCTTCGGGGGACTTCCAAGGAAGCTGCTCCAGACCCCTCAGACTCTCCAAACCTTCCCACAccagggagctggtgggagcagCTGACCCAGGCCTCCCGGGTCTATGCCTCTGGGGGTACTGAGGGCTTTCCTCTTTCCCGATGGGCACCGGGGCATCATGGGACTGCAGCTGAAGAAGGTGCACAGGAGAGACCCCTGCCCACAGATGAAATGGCACCAGGCAGGGGCCTCTGGTTGGGAAGACTATTTGGAGTGCCTGGGGGCCCCACAGAAAATGAGAGTGGAGCCCTAAAGTCCAG GAGACCATCTAGCTGGCTGCCCCCGACAGTGAGTGTGTTGGCTCTTGTGAAGCGGGGGGCACCTCCTGAGACACCTTCTCCTCAGGAGCTTGAGGCCTCAGCACCCAGCATGGTGCAAACCCATAG GGCAGTTCGGGCTCTCTGTGATCATACCGCTGCAAGACCTGACCAGTTGAGCTTCCGGCGTGGGGAAGTGCTGCGTGTCATTACCACAGTGGATGAGGACTGGCTCCGCTGTGGGCGGGATGGCGTGGAGGGTCTGGTGCCTGTGGGGTATACCTCCCTTGTTCTGTAG